Proteins encoded within one genomic window of Hahella chejuensis KCTC 2396:
- the hisH gene encoding imidazole glycerol phosphate synthase subunit HisH yields the protein MNTIAVIDYGMGNLHSVSKALQHVAPDARVLVTADPKIIAEADRVLVPGVGAMRDCMGEIVRLGFDRIILDAVASGRPMLGVCVGMQVLLQRSEENNGVDCLKVFPGDVKFFGYDLTENGERLKVPHMGWNEVKQTVDHPMWDGIADNDRFYFVHSYYAAGDHPEVVAGTCRYGVDFAAAIARDNIFAAQFHPEKSQHAGLQLLKNFTRWNGRP from the coding sequence ATGAATACGATCGCGGTCATTGATTATGGAATGGGTAATCTGCACTCAGTGTCGAAGGCGTTGCAGCATGTGGCTCCGGATGCGAGGGTGTTGGTGACCGCCGACCCGAAGATCATCGCTGAAGCGGATCGCGTACTGGTGCCCGGCGTGGGCGCAATGCGTGATTGCATGGGCGAAATCGTGCGCCTTGGCTTCGACAGGATTATCCTCGACGCAGTCGCTTCCGGCCGTCCTATGTTGGGCGTTTGCGTCGGGATGCAGGTGTTGTTGCAGCGCAGCGAAGAAAACAACGGCGTCGACTGCCTTAAAGTTTTCCCCGGCGACGTGAAGTTCTTTGGCTATGACCTGACCGAGAACGGCGAACGCCTGAAAGTGCCGCACATGGGTTGGAACGAAGTCAAACAAACCGTTGATCACCCCATGTGGGACGGCATTGCCGACAACGACCGCTTCTACTTCGTACATTCTTATTACGCAGCGGGTGATCACCCCGAAGTTGTCGCGGGAACCTGCCGTTACGGCGTGGACTTCGCCGCCGCCATCGCCCGCGACAATATCTTCGCGGCGCAGTTTCACCCCGAGAAAAGTCAGCATGCCGGGTTGCAGTTGCTGAAGAACTTTACCCGTTGGAACGGCCGTCCCTGA
- a CDS encoding oxidative damage protection protein, with translation MARMVFCKKYQQELEGLALPPMPGARGKELFETVSKKAWQEWLQHQTMLINEKRLNLMDPDARTYLTEQMEKFLNNENFDAAEGFVPKD, from the coding sequence ATGGCGCGAATGGTATTCTGCAAAAAGTATCAGCAAGAACTCGAAGGCCTCGCCCTGCCCCCCATGCCGGGCGCCCGCGGCAAGGAACTGTTCGAGACTGTTTCCAAGAAAGCGTGGCAGGAGTGGCTGCAACACCAGACCATGCTCATCAACGAAAAGCGCTTAAACCTGATGGACCCGGACGCCCGCACCTACCTCACCGAGCAGATGGAGAAGTTCCTCAACAACGAAAATTTCGACGCTGCGGAAGGCTTTGTTCCTAAAGACTAA
- the hisB gene encoding imidazoleglycerol-phosphate dehydratase HisB, with protein sequence MAERKAEVTRNTLETQITCKINLDGSGQARFETGVPFLDHMLDQVARHGLIDMDIVAKGDLHIDAHHTVEDIGITLGQAVAKALGDKKGIRRYGHSYVPLDEALSRVVIDFSGRPGLEMHVEFTRSMIGQFDVDLFYEFFQGFVNHAQVTLHIDNLRGRNSHHQIETVFKAFGRALRMALELDPRMAGIMPSTKGAL encoded by the coding sequence ATGGCGGAGCGCAAGGCGGAAGTCACCCGCAATACGCTGGAAACCCAAATCACCTGCAAGATTAACCTCGACGGCAGCGGTCAGGCCCGTTTCGAAACCGGCGTGCCGTTTCTTGACCATATGCTGGACCAAGTCGCCAGACACGGTCTGATCGATATGGACATCGTCGCCAAAGGCGATCTGCATATCGACGCTCACCACACCGTTGAAGATATCGGCATTACATTAGGTCAGGCTGTCGCCAAAGCCCTTGGCGATAAGAAAGGCATCCGCCGTTACGGCCATTCCTACGTTCCCCTGGATGAAGCCCTGTCCCGCGTGGTGATCGACTTCTCCGGCCGTCCCGGTCTGGAAATGCACGTCGAGTTCACCCGCTCCATGATTGGCCAGTTCGATGTCGACTTGTTCTACGAATTCTTCCAGGGCTTTGTGAACCACGCGCAGGTAACCCTGCATATCGATAACCTGCGTGGACGCAATTCTCACCACCAGATTGAAACAGTGTTTAAAGCTTTCGGCCGCGCTCTGCGCATGGCGCTGGAGCTGGACCCTCGTATGGCCGGCATTATGCCGTCCACCAAGGGCGCGCTGTAA
- the mutY gene encoding A/G-specific adenine glycosylase, giving the protein MNNPSNLQKKQPVTLSHNSTDAQDAAATNSFAARLLTWFDQHGRHDLPWQDPRTPYHVWISEIMLQQTQVSTVIPYFIKFMESFPTVAALAEADQDTVLSHWAGLGYYARARNLHKAAKTIVEKFNGEFPNTLETIQELPGIGRSTAGAILSMGFGIRAPILDGNVKRVLCRHDAIEGWPGKREIETRLWELADAYTPEERVTDYTQAIMDLGATLCTRSKPACARCPMETTCQGLAQDMTDQLPTPKAGKKIPTHERFVLVLQNEDGHILLERRPPTGIWGGLWSLPESEKNMDLPDALQSWKEHKRLQLTQYELASPFRHTFSHYHLILKPVIASTADIERPDDLAFIVGESDSQWFDPDQELPGLPAPIEKWLSQKSLDRQKRLL; this is encoded by the coding sequence ATGAACAATCCGTCGAATCTCCAAAAAAAACAGCCTGTTACTCTATCCCATAATTCAACTGACGCTCAGGACGCCGCCGCGACGAACAGCTTCGCCGCGCGCCTGCTGACATGGTTCGACCAACATGGTCGCCATGACCTGCCCTGGCAAGATCCACGCACGCCTTATCACGTATGGATATCGGAGATCATGCTGCAGCAAACCCAGGTCAGCACGGTGATCCCCTACTTCATCAAATTCATGGAGAGCTTTCCCACTGTCGCGGCGTTAGCAGAGGCGGATCAGGATACGGTGCTATCTCACTGGGCCGGTCTGGGGTACTACGCTCGGGCGCGCAACTTACATAAAGCCGCCAAGACGATAGTGGAGAAATTCAACGGAGAGTTTCCCAACACGCTGGAAACAATTCAGGAGCTACCCGGTATCGGTCGCTCCACCGCCGGCGCCATTCTGTCCATGGGCTTCGGTATTCGCGCCCCTATTCTGGACGGCAACGTAAAGCGCGTGCTTTGTCGCCATGACGCCATAGAAGGCTGGCCGGGGAAACGGGAAATCGAAACCCGCCTGTGGGAGTTAGCGGACGCTTACACACCGGAAGAGCGCGTCACAGATTACACTCAGGCGATCATGGACCTGGGAGCCACCCTTTGCACCCGCAGCAAACCCGCCTGCGCTCGATGTCCCATGGAGACCACCTGTCAGGGACTGGCGCAGGATATGACGGACCAGTTGCCGACGCCCAAAGCCGGCAAGAAGATCCCCACCCACGAGCGCTTCGTGCTGGTGCTGCAAAATGAAGACGGACATATCCTGTTGGAGCGCAGACCACCTACGGGAATTTGGGGAGGGCTCTGGTCGCTACCGGAAAGCGAAAAGAACATGGACCTGCCGGACGCTCTGCAAAGCTGGAAGGAGCACAAGCGTCTGCAGCTGACGCAATATGAACTGGCGTCGCCGTTCCGTCACACCTTTTCTCACTATCATTTGATTCTGAAGCCGGTCATCGCTTCTACAGCCGATATTGAGCGGCCCGACGACCTTGCGTTCATCGTTGGAGAATCCGACAGTCAGTGGTTCGATCCGGACCAGGAACTTCCCGGCCTGCCCGCTCCTATAGAGAAGTGGCTCAGTCAGAAATCGCTGGACAGGCAAAAGCGCCTGCTTTGA
- a CDS encoding S41 family peptidase has protein sequence MLSKFTRNALSGIILSLAVAPHGWADDLLQEPETPIDDVSVTDAATAERGSLPLDDLRKFAEVFDRIKRAYVEDVDDTTLLNNAIRGMLSGLDPHSAYLEPSAFEDLQESTSGEFGGLGIEVGLEDGFIKVITPIDDTPAQKAGIGAGDLIIKLDNKTVKGMTLEDAVNMMRGKPGTPIKLTLVKKGENSPVELEVLRDVIRVASVKTMNLDKGYGYIRITQFQAQTGSDFTKAINKLKDASPQGLKGVILDLRNNPGGVLQAAVDVADSLLDEGLIVYTDGRIKSSKLRFTATPGDEIAGAPMVVLINGGSASASEIVAGALQDHHRAIILGTESFGKGSVQTVLPLDEEYGLKLTTARYYTPSGRSIQALGIVPDIQVQRAQITEEETQPFFKEADLSGHLTNENGEGDGKSSKRDSSVQEIIAKDFQLREALNLLKGLSIMKASAKG, from the coding sequence ATGTTGTCAAAATTTACTCGAAATGCGCTATCCGGAATCATTCTCTCTCTCGCCGTTGCCCCACATGGCTGGGCTGACGACCTCCTGCAGGAACCCGAGACGCCTATCGACGACGTCAGCGTAACAGACGCGGCCACTGCTGAGCGCGGCAGCCTGCCTCTGGACGATCTGCGTAAATTCGCAGAAGTGTTTGATCGCATCAAACGCGCCTACGTGGAAGACGTGGACGACACTACCCTGCTGAACAACGCCATTCGCGGTATGCTGTCCGGGCTCGACCCTCACTCCGCCTATCTGGAGCCCAGCGCGTTTGAAGACTTGCAGGAATCCACCTCCGGAGAATTCGGCGGTCTCGGCATTGAAGTCGGCCTGGAAGACGGCTTTATCAAGGTCATCACGCCTATCGACGATACTCCCGCCCAGAAGGCGGGCATCGGCGCCGGCGACCTGATCATCAAGCTCGATAACAAAACCGTGAAAGGCATGACGCTGGAAGACGCCGTCAATATGATGCGCGGCAAGCCCGGCACCCCGATCAAACTGACCTTGGTGAAGAAAGGCGAAAACAGCCCTGTAGAGCTGGAAGTGTTGCGCGACGTCATTCGCGTCGCCAGCGTGAAAACCATGAACCTGGACAAAGGTTACGGCTACATCCGCATCACTCAGTTCCAGGCGCAAACCGGCTCTGATTTCACTAAAGCGATCAACAAACTGAAAGACGCCTCGCCGCAAGGCCTGAAAGGCGTGATTCTGGATCTGCGTAACAACCCCGGCGGCGTTCTACAGGCTGCGGTCGATGTGGCGGATTCACTGCTGGATGAAGGCCTGATTGTTTACACTGACGGGCGTATTAAAAGCTCCAAACTGCGCTTTACCGCTACCCCTGGCGATGAAATCGCCGGCGCGCCGATGGTCGTGCTGATCAACGGCGGTTCCGCGTCCGCCTCGGAAATCGTCGCGGGCGCCTTACAGGATCATCATCGCGCCATCATCCTGGGCACTGAAAGTTTTGGTAAGGGCAGTGTACAGACTGTCCTGCCGCTGGACGAAGAGTACGGCCTTAAGTTGACCACTGCGCGTTACTACACGCCGAGCGGCCGCTCGATTCAGGCTCTTGGCATCGTGCCTGACATTCAGGTGCAACGCGCTCAGATTACCGAAGAGGAAACTCAGCCATTCTTCAAAGAGGCTGACCTCTCCGGCCATTTGACCAACGAGAACGGCGAAGGTGACGGCAAGTCCTCCAAGCGCGATAGCAGTGTGCAGGAAATCATTGCAAAAGACTTCCAGTTACGTGAAGCGCTCAACCTGCTGAAAGGCCTCTCCATCATGAAGGCGTCCGCGAAAGGCTGA
- the hisF gene encoding imidazole glycerol phosphate synthase subunit HisF: MGLAKRIIPCLDVDKGRVVKGVQFVDIRDAGDPVEVAKRYDEQGADEITFLDITASHEGRDTTVHTVERMASQVFIPLTVGGGIRKLEDIRTMLNAGADKVSINTAAVFTPEFVGEAAARFGSQCIVVAIDAKKVSAPGEEERWEIFTHGGRKPTGLDAIVWARKMVEFGAGEILLTSMDRDGAKNGFDLALTRAVSDAVSVPVIASGGVGNLQHLVDGVKEGGADAVLAASIFHFGEYSIPEAKAFMAKQGVEVRI; the protein is encoded by the coding sequence ATGGGCTTGGCGAAACGCATTATTCCTTGCTTGGACGTAGATAAAGGAAGAGTGGTCAAAGGCGTTCAGTTTGTGGACATCCGCGACGCAGGCGACCCAGTGGAAGTGGCGAAGCGCTACGACGAGCAGGGCGCGGATGAGATCACATTCCTGGACATCACCGCCAGCCATGAAGGTCGCGACACCACCGTGCATACGGTGGAGCGCATGGCCAGCCAAGTGTTTATCCCGCTGACTGTCGGCGGCGGCATACGCAAGCTGGAGGATATCCGCACTATGCTGAACGCTGGCGCGGATAAAGTCAGCATCAATACCGCCGCAGTATTCACGCCGGAATTCGTGGGTGAAGCGGCCGCCAGGTTCGGCAGCCAGTGCATCGTAGTGGCGATCGACGCCAAGAAAGTATCCGCTCCCGGCGAAGAAGAGCGTTGGGAGATATTCACCCATGGCGGCCGTAAACCAACCGGTTTGGACGCCATTGTCTGGGCGCGGAAAATGGTGGAGTTCGGCGCAGGCGAAATCCTGCTGACCAGCATGGACCGCGACGGCGCCAAAAACGGTTTTGACCTGGCGCTAACTCGCGCCGTCAGCGACGCCGTGTCTGTGCCTGTAATTGCCTCCGGCGGCGTAGGCAACCTGCAACACCTGGTCGATGGCGTAAAAGAAGGCGGCGCTGACGCCGTGCTGGCCGCCAGCATTTTCCACTTCGGCGAATACAGCATCCCTGAGGCCAAAGCGTTTATGGCCAAGCAGGGCGTTGAAGTGCGCATCTGA
- the hisA gene encoding 1-(5-phosphoribosyl)-5-[(5-phosphoribosylamino)methylideneamino]imidazole-4-carboxamide isomerase, whose protein sequence is MLIIPAIDLKDGKCVRLKQGRMDDSTVFSDDPVSMAAQWVDAGARRLHLVDLNGAFAGKPVNGEIVSAIAKAYPDLPIQIGGGIRELDIIEQYLDAGVKYVIIGTKAVKEPAFVEEACRAFPGAVIVGIDAKDGMVATEGWAEVSSVSAVDLAKQFRDAGVSSIVYTDIARDGMMQGVNVEATAALARESGLPVIASGGVTNMDDIRRLATVADSGVIGAITGRAIYEGALDLREAQTYCDSIA, encoded by the coding sequence ATGCTTATAATCCCCGCGATAGACTTGAAAGATGGTAAGTGCGTGCGCCTGAAGCAGGGCCGCATGGACGACTCCACCGTATTCTCCGATGATCCCGTTTCCATGGCCGCGCAATGGGTCGACGCAGGCGCTCGCAGGCTGCATCTGGTGGATTTGAACGGCGCTTTCGCCGGCAAACCGGTGAACGGTGAAATCGTCTCCGCCATCGCCAAAGCCTACCCGGACCTGCCTATTCAGATCGGCGGCGGCATTCGCGAACTGGACATCATCGAGCAGTATCTGGATGCGGGCGTGAAGTACGTCATTATCGGCACCAAAGCGGTAAAAGAGCCGGCTTTCGTAGAAGAAGCCTGTCGCGCTTTCCCGGGCGCGGTCATTGTCGGCATTGACGCCAAAGACGGCATGGTCGCGACGGAAGGCTGGGCGGAAGTCAGCTCCGTCAGCGCGGTGGATCTGGCGAAACAGTTTCGCGACGCGGGCGTTTCCTCCATCGTTTACACAGACATCGCCCGCGACGGCATGATGCAGGGCGTAAACGTGGAAGCTACTGCGGCGCTGGCGAGGGAATCCGGTTTGCCGGTTATCGCTTCTGGCGGCGTCACCAACATGGACGATATTCGTCGTCTGGCGACCGTGGCGGACAGCGGCGTTATCGGCGCAATCACCGGACGCGCTATTTATGAAGGCGCGCTGGATCTGCGCGAAGCGCAAACGTACTGCGACTCCATCGCCTGA
- a CDS encoding SRPBCC family protein — protein sequence MSVNITIEISRTFETSASYDRVFDLLADVPASVSHFPKVEQLVDLGDNAYRWEMKKIGVDKHAIQTVYACQYSADKERGSITWAPVKGEGNSEVQGSWSVVDKGGRVEVRFQTKGSLTLPLPSLLKLAISPVVKHEFNSLVDVYMDNLQKEFAS from the coding sequence GTGTCTGTAAACATCACAATTGAAATCAGCCGAACCTTCGAAACATCCGCCAGTTACGACAGGGTGTTCGACTTGCTGGCCGACGTGCCGGCTTCCGTATCCCACTTTCCCAAAGTGGAGCAGTTGGTGGACCTGGGCGATAACGCCTATCGCTGGGAAATGAAGAAGATCGGCGTCGACAAGCATGCTATCCAGACTGTTTACGCCTGCCAGTACAGCGCGGACAAAGAGCGCGGCAGCATCACCTGGGCGCCTGTTAAAGGAGAAGGCAACAGCGAAGTGCAGGGCTCCTGGTCCGTAGTGGACAAAGGCGGTCGCGTGGAAGTGCGCTTTCAGACAAAGGGCTCACTGACTTTACCTCTGCCGAGCCTCCTGAAACTGGCCATCAGCCCCGTGGTTAAACACGAGTTCAACTCTCTGGTCGATGTTTATATGGACAACCTGCAAAAAGAATTCGCCTCCTGA
- a CDS encoding divergent polysaccharide deacetylase family protein produces the protein MFLTHTAANAEESAIAEPAQAAVTPAIINSTGAGEDHPPTIAIIIDDMGNYQNMGERAIRIPAPLTLSFLPFRPHTNSQARLAYAAGKEIMLHIPMENVKRIPLGASGLTSDMSSQNMVATFRQAIKAIPYVSGVNNHMGSALTQNRAAMNLVMGELQGYPLYFVDSRTTASSVAHAVAANHAIPTLNRDVFLDHVITTKAIDFQFKRLLDIARKKGTAIAIGHPHRETIEYLEKVLPSLGEQGVAIATIKGLWAIRNNAQDMFQTTPPTILAERRKGNDDEPKKSVN, from the coding sequence TTGTTCTTGACGCACACAGCGGCGAATGCGGAGGAATCCGCCATCGCCGAGCCCGCGCAGGCGGCGGTGACGCCCGCGATCATTAACTCGACCGGCGCCGGGGAAGATCATCCCCCCACCATCGCCATCATCATTGACGATATGGGCAACTATCAGAACATGGGCGAGCGCGCCATACGCATCCCCGCTCCGCTGACGTTGTCATTCCTGCCTTTTCGCCCCCACACTAATTCCCAGGCCAGGCTGGCTTACGCCGCCGGTAAGGAAATCATGCTGCATATCCCAATGGAGAACGTGAAGCGAATTCCACTTGGCGCCAGCGGCCTGACCAGCGACATGAGCAGTCAGAACATGGTGGCGACCTTCCGGCAGGCGATAAAGGCGATCCCCTATGTCAGCGGCGTCAATAACCACATGGGCAGCGCCCTGACGCAGAACCGCGCCGCCATGAATCTGGTGATGGGCGAGTTACAGGGCTATCCGCTTTACTTCGTCGACAGCCGCACCACCGCGTCTTCCGTCGCACACGCCGTGGCGGCCAATCACGCTATTCCCACACTGAACCGGGACGTATTTCTGGATCACGTCATCACCACCAAAGCGATCGACTTTCAGTTCAAACGCCTGCTGGATATCGCCCGCAAGAAAGGCACCGCCATCGCCATCGGTCATCCTCACAGGGAGACCATTGAATACCTGGAAAAAGTACTGCCGTCGTTAGGAGAGCAAGGCGTCGCCATCGCCACCATTAAAGGTTTGTGGGCGATTCGCAATAACGCTCAGGACATGTTTCAGACCACACCGCCGACCATTCTGGCGGAACGTCGCAAGGGCAACGACGACGAACCAAAGAAAAGCGTCAATTAA
- a CDS encoding murein hydrolase activator EnvC family protein, which produces MLAPAAAENLRADTGWQDQGDHEKKLKELKRDISKLKDWIHDAQGEQSDLEKDLRATEEKIQDKVREINKIQTSINDTEKQVDELEDKEKEHLASLSQQKGLLARQIQAAYGMGREQGVKLLLNAEDPTTLQRMLAYYDYLNLARGEHIEKYRQTIDELKQTRAEILKRNQALLESRNTLARSKETLESQRKEREATLTKLNSSLNYKQNELTRMQKNQKQLETLVKEVEKAISNLELTQDSVPFSKLRAKLPKPTKGALQQLHGQSGGGFRPSGVFFQTPLNTPVSAVHHGRVVFADWLRGFGLLMIIDHGDGYMSLYGYNQALLKDTGDWVRSGETVASAGSSGGQSETGLYFEIRHNGKPDDPLRWFKK; this is translated from the coding sequence ATGCTTGCGCCCGCGGCCGCCGAGAACCTCAGGGCTGACACCGGGTGGCAGGATCAGGGCGACCATGAAAAGAAGCTGAAAGAACTCAAGCGCGATATCAGCAAATTGAAAGACTGGATTCATGACGCCCAGGGCGAGCAGAGCGATCTGGAAAAAGATCTGCGCGCCACTGAGGAAAAAATCCAGGATAAAGTCAGGGAAATCAATAAAATCCAAACCTCCATCAACGATACTGAGAAGCAGGTCGATGAGCTGGAGGATAAAGAGAAAGAGCATCTGGCCTCGCTCTCCCAACAGAAAGGGTTGCTCGCCAGGCAGATTCAAGCCGCTTACGGCATGGGCCGCGAGCAAGGCGTAAAACTGCTGCTCAATGCGGAGGACCCCACCACCCTGCAAAGAATGCTGGCGTACTACGATTATCTGAATCTGGCTCGCGGCGAGCACATCGAAAAATATCGCCAGACCATCGATGAACTGAAGCAAACCCGCGCAGAAATTCTCAAGCGCAATCAGGCCTTGCTGGAGTCGCGCAACACCCTGGCCCGCAGCAAGGAAACCCTCGAATCTCAACGCAAAGAGCGGGAAGCGACGCTGACCAAGCTCAACTCCAGCCTCAATTACAAGCAAAACGAACTGACCCGCATGCAGAAAAACCAGAAGCAACTGGAAACGCTGGTCAAGGAAGTGGAAAAGGCCATATCTAACTTAGAGTTAACTCAAGACTCTGTGCCTTTCTCCAAACTCCGTGCTAAATTACCCAAACCTACGAAGGGCGCATTGCAGCAGCTTCACGGACAATCCGGCGGTGGTTTCAGACCGTCCGGGGTATTTTTCCAAACCCCACTGAACACCCCTGTTTCCGCCGTGCATCACGGACGCGTCGTGTTTGCGGATTGGCTGCGAGGGTTCGGCCTGTTAATGATCATTGATCATGGCGATGGCTATATGAGCCTGTACGGCTACAATCAAGCTTTACTCAAGGATACCGGCGATTGGGTTCGCAGCGGCGAGACCGTCGCCAGCGCCGGCAGCAGCGGAGGCCAGTCCGAAACCGGGCTATACTTTGAAATAAGGCATAACGGCAAGCCTGACGACCCTCTTCGATGGTTCAAGAAATAA
- a CDS encoding YceK/YidQ family lipoprotein, which produces MRYTILLVIFLQGCSTAISKGINLRPEIDQKGHVYSGMSHWTSFGCGMPTLLDGLKSDNGGDVISSVIMIPFLTVIMVVDFPLSLAADTLLVPVDLIVEPTQERKTVEYYCEKEEAH; this is translated from the coding sequence ATGAGATACACAATTCTGCTAGTCATATTTTTACAAGGCTGTTCCACGGCAATAAGTAAAGGTATCAACCTTCGCCCAGAAATAGATCAAAAGGGGCATGTATATTCAGGTATGTCGCACTGGACTTCGTTTGGGTGTGGAATGCCGACATTATTAGATGGGTTAAAGTCAGATAATGGTGGTGATGTAATATCTTCAGTAATTATGATTCCTTTTCTGACTGTGATAATGGTCGTTGACTTCCCTCTTTCGTTGGCAGCAGATACGCTTCTTGTACCCGTAGATTTGATTGTAGAGCCAACGCAGGAAAGAAAAACAGTAGAGTATTATTGTGAAAAAGAAGAGGCGCATTGA
- a CDS encoding DUF2244 domain-containing protein, which yields MLDVVPGENAACARLILQPNNSAGWKGNRIFLFTVGGVALTISIAFSFFGALPILAFCGLELALLAGMLRMVSKRCASQEVILITPLEVCIEKGMAQPERTWTFPRWYTRIILVEGGRNGHICVMIACKGEEVEIGAWLAEGDRKALIATLRSLVAHYQHLYR from the coding sequence ATGCTCGACGTTGTCCCCGGAGAAAATGCCGCCTGCGCCCGGCTGATCCTGCAACCCAATAATTCCGCAGGCTGGAAAGGCAATCGCATCTTTCTCTTCACTGTCGGTGGCGTCGCTCTGACTATTTCCATTGCGTTCTCTTTCTTCGGCGCGCTTCCCATCTTGGCGTTCTGTGGCCTGGAGCTGGCGCTTCTGGCCGGCATGCTGCGAATGGTCAGCAAACGCTGCGCTTCGCAGGAAGTTATCCTTATTACCCCTCTGGAAGTCTGTATTGAAAAAGGCATGGCGCAGCCTGAGCGCACCTGGACTTTTCCTCGTTGGTACACGCGCATCATACTGGTGGAAGGCGGCCGTAACGGTCACATTTGCGTGATGATTGCCTGTAAGGGAGAAGAGGTGGAAATCGGGGCCTGGCTGGCGGAAGGGGATAGAAAAGCCTTGATCGCCACTTTGCGTTCGTTGGTGGCGCATTACCAGCATTTATATCGCTGA